One window of the Tetragenococcus koreensis genome contains the following:
- a CDS encoding NIF family HAD-type phosphatase, with protein MQKTKILFDLDGTIIDSSAGIYASLNYAMKEMNRAPLSQKTLKSFIGPPLIDSFVKIGMSKQEAKEAVDHYRTLYKEKGMYQVSPYNGIEEVLTQLSKKYELFIATSKPEFFAIKIVDHLGYSKFLNAVYGADLKGVRSDKTAVIHDALKAEKIEDLSTVVMVGDRAHDITGAIENQIDNVGVLYGFGDKEELLKAGTQTIVEKPMDLLEIFQ; from the coding sequence TTGCAGAAAACGAAAATTTTATTTGACTTAGATGGAACAATTATTGACTCAAGTGCGGGCATTTACGCTTCGCTTAATTATGCGATGAAGGAAATGAATCGTGCGCCACTTTCCCAAAAAACGTTAAAATCTTTTATCGGTCCGCCTTTGATTGATTCTTTTGTCAAAATAGGTATGTCCAAACAAGAGGCAAAAGAAGCTGTGGACCATTATCGAACTCTTTATAAAGAAAAAGGAATGTACCAAGTTTCTCCCTATAATGGTATAGAAGAGGTTTTAACTCAACTTAGTAAAAAGTATGAATTGTTTATTGCTACATCGAAGCCAGAATTTTTTGCGATAAAAATCGTTGATCATTTAGGATATTCTAAATTTTTGAACGCGGTCTACGGAGCAGACTTGAAAGGAGTTCGTTCTGATAAAACAGCGGTAATCCATGATGCTTTAAAAGCGGAAAAAATTGAAGACCTCTCAACTGTGGTTATGGTTGGTGATCGTGCTCATGATATAACTGGAGCTATAGAGAATCAAATTGACAACGTTGGGGTACTCTATGGTTTTGGCGATAAAGAAGAATTGTTAAAAGCTGGTACACAAACAATAGTAGAAAAACCAATGGATCTTTTGGAAATTTTCCAATAA
- a CDS encoding LysR family transcriptional regulator, whose translation MDIRVLKYFLTVARESSMTNAARFLHVSQPTLSKQLKDLEEELGKKLFTRSNYSVQLTNEGMLLRKRAEDILDMFEKTKNEFLTMDDISGGDVYIGSAETDAFKHFAHAAIDLQKYYPDMCYHLFSGNSEDVMDRLDRGLDDFGIVVDPVDLSKYNYITLPSKDTWGIVMRKDSPLASKVSITVEDLMNVPLIISRQASKKGLSRNEFSEWFGESFEKLNIISTFSLGFNPYIMVREGFGYAISFDKMINIMTENELTFRPLEPKLEAGLHIIWKNYQVFSPAAELFLKTIQSIFDSHS comes from the coding sequence ATGGATATACGTGTTTTAAAATATTTTTTGACCGTTGCTAGAGAAAGTAGTATGACAAACGCAGCTAGGTTTTTACATGTTAGTCAACCGACACTTTCTAAACAATTAAAAGATTTAGAAGAAGAACTTGGAAAAAAGTTATTTACTCGTAGTAATTACAGTGTACAACTTACGAATGAAGGTATGCTTCTTCGCAAAAGAGCAGAAGATATTCTTGATATGTTTGAAAAAACTAAGAATGAATTTCTAACAATGGACGATATCTCTGGAGGTGACGTATATATCGGCAGTGCGGAGACAGATGCATTTAAACATTTTGCTCATGCTGCTATTGATTTACAAAAATACTATCCTGATATGTGTTATCACTTGTTTAGTGGAAATTCAGAAGATGTTATGGATAGACTCGATCGAGGATTAGATGATTTTGGAATCGTTGTTGATCCGGTAGATCTTTCAAAATACAATTATATCACCTTGCCTAGTAAAGACACTTGGGGTATCGTTATGCGTAAAGATAGCCCCTTAGCCTCAAAAGTTTCAATTACAGTGGAAGATTTAATGAACGTTCCCTTAATTATTTCACGACAAGCAAGTAAAAAAGGTTTATCTAGAAATGAGTTTTCGGAGTGGTTTGGCGAGTCTTTCGAAAAATTAAATATAATATCTACTTTTTCTCTAGGTTTCAATCCTTATATAATGGTCCGAGAAGGGTTTGGTTACGCCATATCTTTTGATAAAATGATTAATATCATGACTGAAAACGAACTAACCTTTCGACCGCTCGAACCTAAATTAGAGGCAGGATTACACATCATATGGAAAAATTATCAAGTATTCTCTCCAGCAGCTGAATTGTTTTTAAAAACCATACAATCTATTTTTGATAGTCACTCATAA
- a CDS encoding SDR family oxidoreductase: MAVKDKVVIITGASSGIGEATAKLLASRGAKLVLGARRKERLKEIAEAIEKDGGQAVYQETDVTKVEDNQSLVELAKTTFSKVDVIFLNAGLMPNSPLSALKSDEWNQMVDVNIKGVLNGIEAILPEFKEQKSGHVITTSSVAGLKAYPGGAVYGATKWAVRDLMEVLRMESAQEGSNIRTATIYPAAIKSELLETITDKETAEGANAMYDQYQISPDRVANVVEFAIDQPEDTNVNEFTIGPTAQPW, from the coding sequence ATGGCAGTAAAGGATAAAGTAGTAATTATTACGGGCGCTTCTTCAGGAATCGGCGAAGCAACAGCTAAGTTATTAGCTAGTCGAGGCGCGAAATTGGTATTAGGTGCACGTCGTAAGGAAAGATTAAAAGAAATAGCAGAAGCAATCGAAAAAGACGGTGGACAAGCGGTTTACCAAGAAACAGACGTCACTAAAGTTGAAGATAATCAAAGTTTAGTTGAGTTAGCTAAAACAACTTTTAGTAAAGTAGATGTTATCTTCTTGAATGCTGGATTAATGCCAAATTCACCATTATCTGCCTTAAAAAGCGATGAATGGAACCAAATGGTAGATGTCAACATAAAAGGCGTTTTAAATGGTATCGAAGCCATCCTACCTGAATTTAAAGAACAAAAGTCAGGGCATGTTATTACGACTTCTTCAGTGGCAGGGCTCAAGGCGTATCCAGGTGGTGCTGTCTATGGTGCAACCAAATGGGCGGTTCGTGATTTAATGGAAGTTTTGCGTATGGAATCTGCACAAGAAGGTAGTAATATCAGAACAGCCACAATTTATCCAGCAGCAATAAAATCTGAATTGCTTGAAACAATTACAGATAAAGAAACAGCTGAAGGTGCTAACGCGATGTATGATCAATACCAAATTAGCCCAGATCGGGTTGCTAATGTGGTAGAATTTGCTATCGACCAACCAGAAGACACGAATGTTAATGAATTTACGATTGGACCAACAGCTCAGCCTTGGTAA
- a CDS encoding aldo/keto reductase produces MGKVSIAGREVNPIGLGTLHMGDDPSQLKQELKAIRTGLDNGVQVLDTAEMYGSGNSEKFLSKAIEPYKREDLFLISKVLPPNASKKQLPISLENSLKRLNVDYLDLYLLHWQGQVPLEETVEALEKAKNQGKIRAWGVSNLDTNELKNVISLPEGKDCSANQLRYNLRDRGIEYDLIPEMNQYNIPVIAYAPVDRGKQLVKETVIQQIAEKHGVDAFQILLAWTIRNGNTIAIPQSSNEAHVYNNIQAANIKLSEDDLKKIDKLYSKPTSKQPLALW; encoded by the coding sequence ATGGGAAAAGTTTCTATTGCCGGAAGAGAAGTAAACCCCATTGGATTAGGTACTTTACATATGGGGGATGACCCAAGTCAATTAAAGCAAGAGCTAAAGGCTATTCGTACAGGGTTGGATAATGGTGTTCAAGTATTAGATACGGCTGAAATGTATGGTAGCGGGAACTCGGAAAAATTCCTTTCTAAAGCAATCGAACCCTATAAAAGAGAGGATTTATTTTTAATTTCAAAAGTATTACCCCCCAATGCTTCGAAAAAACAGTTACCTATCAGTTTAGAGAATAGTCTGAAAAGGTTAAATGTCGACTATTTGGATTTATATTTACTTCACTGGCAAGGTCAAGTTCCTTTAGAAGAAACAGTGGAGGCGTTAGAAAAAGCAAAAAATCAAGGGAAAATAAGAGCGTGGGGCGTATCTAATTTAGATACGAATGAATTAAAGAACGTTATTTCACTGCCCGAAGGCAAGGATTGTTCGGCCAATCAATTACGGTATAATTTGAGGGATAGAGGAATCGAATATGATTTAATACCAGAAATGAATCAATATAATATCCCTGTCATTGCCTACGCCCCGGTTGATAGAGGTAAACAGTTGGTAAAGGAAACAGTCATTCAACAAATTGCTGAAAAACATGGTGTAGATGCTTTTCAAATCTTATTGGCATGGACGATTAGGAATGGAAATACGATAGCTATTCCTCAATCTAGCAATGAAGCACATGTGTACAACAATATTCAAGCGGCTAACATTAAACTAAGCGAAGATGACTTAAAAAAGATTGACAAGCTTTATTCCAAACCTACGTCAAAACAACCATTAGCTTTGTGGTAA
- the mazE gene encoding type II toxin-antitoxin system PemI/MazE family antitoxin, giving the protein MDKTKARKQGNAVTNTLPKKFNVSEGQEFYITQEKDGTILLTPKIEDYFANVEKGGFVDTEDELAQGFVTTGSELDN; this is encoded by the coding sequence ATGGATAAAACCAAGGCTAGAAAACAAGGCAATGCGGTTACAAACACATTACCTAAAAAATTCAATGTTTCTGAAGGACAAGAATTTTATATTACCCAAGAAAAAGATGGGACAATTTTACTTACTCCTAAAATTGAGGATTATTTTGCTAATGTAGAAAAAGGTGGCTTTGTTGATACCGAAGATGAATTAGCTCAAGGTTTTGTCACTACTGGAAGTGAGCTAGATAACTAG
- a CDS encoding DUF308 domain-containing protein, producing MKNKIITTMSTLFMFIPWTILPLRMFDWALEQPQAETIIISYAVFMIFSGVFTLAAYSKDDEKNNLMKICLVINSLYLLFGILVLGLNFYK from the coding sequence ATGAAAAATAAGATTATAACAACAATGAGTACACTATTCATGTTTATTCCTTGGACGATTTTACCACTAAGAATGTTTGATTGGGCTTTAGAACAGCCACAAGCCGAGACTATCATTATTTCATATGCAGTGTTTATGATTTTTAGCGGTGTGTTCACGCTAGCCGCTTACAGTAAAGATGATGAAAAAAATAATCTAATGAAAATCTGCTTAGTTATTAATAGCTTATATCTATTGTTTGGAATTTTAGTCTTAGGGTTGAATTTTTATAAATAA
- a CDS encoding ABC transporter permease: MKLISFIRIEFKKIKRSKIIPILLLAMLVLWFPSLINVEMNFDMETGITPENSLLIQGLLAMTGFIYPASMIVITLLINQNEHSNSGILKMLSLPVNPKYLSLAKFVVLLALAALQVLLSVAIYYMVVFLASQATDYNFILSPLAVLKEVSLIYVTSIPMLAFYWMISVFFQTPIFAIGIGLASIVPSVLMINTRVWYLYPICYPYYIVASRYGKLASNFPNFDITFIPWIPAACFITVLCLGIACVQFGKKERR, from the coding sequence ATGAAGTTAATTTCTTTTATTCGTATAGAATTCAAAAAAATTAAACGCTCAAAAATAATCCCAATTTTACTTTTGGCAATGCTGGTTCTTTGGTTCCCCTCTTTAATTAACGTAGAGATGAATTTTGATATGGAGACAGGGATTACACCTGAAAACAGCCTTCTCATACAAGGACTGTTGGCAATGACTGGGTTCATTTATCCTGCAAGTATGATCGTTATCACACTACTGATTAATCAAAATGAACATTCCAATAGTGGAATATTAAAGATGTTATCTTTACCAGTGAATCCAAAATATTTAAGTTTAGCCAAATTTGTTGTGCTTCTAGCCCTTGCGGCTCTTCAGGTCTTATTATCCGTTGCTATATATTATATGGTGGTCTTTTTGGCATCACAAGCGACTGATTATAATTTTATACTCTCGCCATTAGCCGTATTAAAAGAAGTCAGTTTGATTTATGTTACTTCAATTCCCATGCTAGCTTTTTATTGGATGATTTCAGTATTCTTCCAAACGCCTATATTTGCCATCGGAATCGGCCTAGCTTCGATTGTTCCCTCTGTTTTAATGATTAACACCAGAGTTTGGTATTTATATCCTATTTGTTATCCGTATTACATAGTGGCTTCGCGATACGGAAAACTAGCCAGTAACTTCCCCAATTTTGATATTACTTTTATTCCTTGGATTCCAGCGGCTTGTTTTATTACTGTTCTTTGTTTAGGAATCGCTTGTGTGCAATTCGGGAAAAAAGAAAGGAGGTAA
- a CDS encoding ABC transporter permease, which produces MTSWLEFKKIKRTGILPVFTVGGILAASIPILNLMMRSEDFLYPEGNPLAILISSNWQMIAMLNVLLILSGACLLYSLEFSDDAIQKMKSLPIKESQLFLNKVSLLICLSLIPLILEMIAMFVGVGYWFELYEGFGLDLVQNFGFFFLMTLPTILLALLVATFFESVWVSLGINVTAVFLAIMIYNKSFSLSLFPFALAFQRLHHTNQDSQRIIAVLVEVVVITIGEVLFLKTRRHFA; this is translated from the coding sequence ATGACTAGTTGGTTAGAATTTAAAAAAATCAAACGAACAGGCATACTTCCAGTATTTACCGTTGGTGGAATATTAGCAGCAAGTATTCCAATTTTAAATTTAATGATGCGCTCAGAGGATTTCCTTTACCCGGAAGGCAATCCATTAGCTATTTTAATTTCAAGCAATTGGCAAATGATAGCGATGTTAAATGTTCTTTTAATCCTATCTGGAGCTTGCCTTTTATATTCCCTCGAATTTTCAGACGACGCTATTCAAAAAATGAAGTCTTTACCAATCAAAGAAAGCCAACTTTTTTTGAATAAAGTATCTCTACTGATTTGTTTGTCGCTTATCCCTTTAATTTTAGAAATGATTGCAATGTTTGTGGGTGTAGGTTATTGGTTTGAGCTATATGAGGGATTCGGGCTAGATCTGGTTCAAAATTTCGGTTTCTTTTTCTTAATGACTCTACCTACCATACTTTTAGCTCTACTCGTTGCGACCTTTTTTGAAAGCGTATGGGTATCATTAGGGATTAATGTGACAGCAGTCTTTTTAGCAATAATGATTTACAATAAAAGTTTTTCATTATCACTTTTTCCTTTCGCCCTTGCCTTTCAACGGCTACACCATACGAATCAAGATAGCCAACGAATCATCGCAGTGCTAGTTGAAGTGGTAGTAATTACAATTGGAGAAGTATTGTTCTTAAAAACGAGGAGGCATTTTGCATGA
- a CDS encoding ABC transporter ATP-binding protein, with protein sequence MNIIETQDITKTYSDFTAVSKVNLQIPTGKVYGLLGPNGAGKSTLMKMFLGLTNPTSGSFVINDLHYPQDRNQILKSVGSLIEAPAFYGNLTGEENLEIIQQILDLPKSSIEKALNTVGITKWKNRQAKKYSLGMKQRLGLASALIGSPSILILDEPTNGLDPVGVHEIRTLIQSLPEKLNCTVIVSSHLLSEIELVADKIGILNHGQLLFEGTIEQLKANSGREKHNNGNLEETFLSLISTDNDRRGLSND encoded by the coding sequence ATGAACATTATCGAAACTCAAGATATTACCAAAACATATAGCGATTTTACAGCTGTTTCTAAAGTGAATTTACAAATCCCCACAGGAAAAGTATACGGCTTACTTGGTCCAAATGGCGCAGGAAAATCCACTCTAATGAAAATGTTTTTAGGATTAACCAACCCCACAAGTGGGTCATTTGTTATTAACGATTTGCATTACCCACAAGATCGAAATCAAATTTTAAAATCAGTAGGATCACTTATCGAAGCTCCCGCCTTTTATGGAAACTTAACAGGCGAAGAAAATCTAGAAATTATTCAACAAATATTAGACTTGCCCAAATCATCCATTGAAAAAGCGCTGAATACTGTGGGAATAACAAAATGGAAAAATAGACAAGCAAAAAAATATTCATTAGGGATGAAACAACGATTAGGACTTGCTAGTGCGCTCATTGGAAGTCCATCGATCTTGATATTAGACGAACCAACAAACGGCCTTGACCCAGTGGGTGTACATGAAATTAGAACACTGATTCAGTCTTTACCTGAAAAGTTAAATTGTACGGTTATTGTATCCTCCCATTTACTTTCAGAAATTGAACTCGTCGCGGATAAAATTGGGATTTTAAATCATGGACAACTCTTATTTGAAGGCACAATCGAACAATTGAAAGCAAATTCAGGTAGAGAAAAACACAACAATGGCAATCTTGAGGAAACCTTTCTTAGTTTGATTAGTACGGATAATGATCGTAGGGGGTTAAGTAATGACTAG
- a CDS encoding response regulator transcription factor: MKNDYIKKKTILLVDDEPELLKMVASILEEEGFEKVFTADTAEHTRALVKEIPPDLAILDVMLPDEDGFSLMEELKKEADFPVIFLTARGEDEDKLAGLGLGADDYIVKPFLPKELIFRMIAILRRTYKKETPYVNLKNCQIDFERAEVLNDEKHLRLTAKEYALLYTLYRNAGRIVTIDALCEAVWGQNPFGYENSLMAHIRRIRQKIEKDPSNPESLITIKGLGYKLMTKEEERDEKRS; the protein is encoded by the coding sequence GTGAAAAACGATTATATTAAAAAGAAAACCATTTTATTAGTCGATGATGAACCCGAACTCCTAAAGATGGTGGCCTCGATATTGGAAGAAGAAGGATTTGAAAAAGTTTTTACTGCGGATACGGCGGAACATACGCGAGCTTTAGTAAAAGAAATTCCGCCTGACCTTGCTATTCTCGACGTGATGCTTCCTGATGAAGATGGTTTTTCGTTGATGGAAGAATTAAAAAAAGAAGCTGACTTTCCTGTCATTTTTTTAACTGCTCGAGGAGAAGATGAAGATAAACTAGCAGGGTTAGGCCTTGGTGCAGACGATTACATTGTCAAACCATTTTTGCCCAAAGAACTTATCTTTCGAATGATTGCCATTCTTCGTAGAACATATAAGAAAGAAACACCTTATGTTAATTTAAAAAACTGCCAGATTGATTTTGAACGAGCAGAAGTATTGAATGATGAAAAGCATTTGAGATTAACAGCCAAAGAGTATGCGTTACTTTATACGCTTTATCGAAATGCAGGCCGCATAGTAACAATAGATGCTTTATGTGAAGCAGTATGGGGACAAAATCCCTTTGGTTATGAGAATTCATTAATGGCACATATTCGAAGAATTAGACAAAAGATTGAGAAAGATCCATCTAATCCTGAATCCTTAATAACAATTAAAGGGCTAGGATATAAATTGATGACTAAGGAGGAGGAGCGGGATGAAAAGCGTTCCTAA